The following proteins are encoded in a genomic region of Mycolicibacterium rutilum:
- the mbp1 gene encoding microaggregate-binding protein 1, which yields MTEKNSGPEEGIKGVVEDVKGKAKETVGTVTGRDDMVREGKAQQDKADAQQDAARKEAEAESARAGANAAEKRQESEQR from the coding sequence ATGACCGAGAAGAACAGTGGGCCCGAAGAAGGCATCAAGGGCGTCGTCGAGGACGTCAAGGGCAAGGCCAAGGAGACGGTCGGCACGGTCACCGGACGTGACGACATGGTTCGCGAGGGCAAGGCCCAGCAGGACAAGGCCGACGCTCAGCAGGACGCCGCCAGGAAGGAAGCCGAGGCGGAATCCGCCCGCGCCGGCGCCAACGCCGCCGAGAAGCGGCAGGAATCCGAGCAGCGGTAA
- the usfY gene encoding protein UsfY, protein MKTPKDPVDHARTTRPHAGESMKDTKNMPGLILIGLALVLFVSALAAHGAGHHTVGIGLGSGSAVLLVIGGGWLLAEHLRVRKIEERWYAEHPDAERQRPSS, encoded by the coding sequence ATGAAAACCCCGAAGGACCCCGTAGACCACGCGCGGACGACGCGGCCGCACGCCGGGGAATCGATGAAAGACACCAAGAACATGCCGGGCCTGATCCTCATCGGGTTGGCGCTGGTGTTGTTCGTCTCGGCGCTGGCGGCCCACGGCGCCGGCCACCACACCGTCGGCATCGGACTGGGCAGCGGTTCGGCCGTCCTGCTCGTCATCGGCGGCGGTTGGCTGCTGGCCGAGCACCTCCGTGTCCGCAAGATCGAAGAGCGTTGGTACGCAGAGCATCCCGATGCCGAGCGGCAACGCCCGAGCAGCTAG
- a CDS encoding glycosyltransferase — translation MKIAMVSEHASPLAALGGVDAGGQNVHVAELSAALARRGHQVSVYTRRDDAALPERVQTAQGYTVVHVPAGPAERLPKDELLSYMGPFAQFLDAHWAADRPDVAHAHFWMSGIATQLAARHLNLPAVQTFHALGVVKRRHQGKQDTSPPDRLHLEAMVARTATWVAATCTDEVFELMRMGRTRDRTSVVPCGVDLDLFSPDGPAAPRSEHHRIVSVGRFVPRKGFDIVVRALPHLPGTELVIVGGPDGAAVQSDPEARRLMALAAQLGVADRVRLYGSVAREDMPALLRSADVVACTPWYEPFGIVPLEAMACGVPVVASAVGGMLDTVVHDVTGRLVKPKSPEEVAKAVNDLLRDDFMRQSMGAAGRDRARARYSWDRVAADTERIYQRVVPDRVPAVATTSASSG, via the coding sequence ATGAAGATCGCGATGGTGTCCGAACATGCCAGCCCGCTGGCCGCGCTCGGCGGCGTGGACGCAGGCGGCCAGAACGTGCACGTCGCCGAACTGTCGGCGGCGTTGGCGCGCCGCGGCCACCAGGTCAGCGTCTACACGCGGCGCGACGACGCGGCACTGCCCGAGCGGGTCCAGACGGCGCAGGGCTACACGGTGGTCCACGTCCCCGCCGGGCCCGCCGAGCGGTTGCCCAAGGACGAACTGCTGAGCTACATGGGGCCGTTCGCCCAGTTCCTCGACGCACACTGGGCCGCCGACCGCCCCGACGTCGCACACGCCCACTTCTGGATGTCCGGGATAGCAACGCAATTGGCCGCGCGACACCTGAATCTTCCTGCGGTGCAAACCTTTCACGCACTCGGCGTCGTCAAGCGGCGACACCAGGGCAAGCAGGACACCAGCCCGCCGGACCGGCTGCACCTGGAGGCGATGGTGGCACGGACGGCCACCTGGGTGGCGGCCACGTGCACCGACGAGGTGTTCGAGTTGATGCGGATGGGCCGCACCCGCGACCGCACGTCGGTGGTTCCGTGCGGTGTCGATCTGGATCTGTTCAGCCCCGACGGCCCGGCCGCGCCGCGCAGCGAACATCACCGCATCGTGAGTGTCGGACGGTTCGTGCCGCGCAAGGGATTCGACATCGTCGTGCGCGCCCTGCCGCACTTGCCCGGCACCGAGCTGGTCATCGTCGGCGGACCCGACGGCGCCGCGGTGCAGTCTGATCCGGAGGCGCGCCGGCTGATGGCGCTGGCCGCGCAGCTGGGCGTCGCCGACCGGGTGCGGCTGTACGGTTCGGTTGCGCGCGAGGACATGCCCGCGCTGCTGCGGTCGGCCGATGTCGTGGCCTGCACACCGTGGTACGAGCCGTTCGGCATCGTCCCGCTCGAGGCGATGGCGTGCGGCGTGCCGGTGGTGGCGTCGGCGGTGGGCGGCATGCTCGACACCGTCGTCCACGATGTGACCGGCCGGCTGGTCAAGCCGAAGAGCCCCGAAGAGGTGGCCAAGGCCGTCAACGACCTGCTTCGTGACGACTTCATGCGCCAGAGCATGGGCGCCGCCGGCCGCGACCGCGCGCGGGCGCGGTACTCCTGGGATCGTGTCGCCGCCGACACCGAGCGCATCTACCAGCGAGTGGTGCCCGACCGGGTCCCCGCGGTCGCGACGACAAGCGCCTCGTCGGGATGA
- a CDS encoding NAD-dependent epimerase/dehydratase family protein, with protein MHEIRRALVTGGGGFLGGHLCDRLLDAGVEVISVDDLSTSAPATAESFAGRPGYRFVEHDISEPLHELPIGIDTVFHLASPASPVDYLRLPIETLRTGALGTSHMLDLADRCGARLVLSSTSEVYGDPLEHPQTESYWGNVNPVGPRSVYDEAKRFAEALTFAYQRSRSVDIAVARIFNTYGPRMRPDDGRIVPTFCRQALAGEAITVNGTGRQTRSLCFVDDTVAGLVALAESDCAGPVNLGNPDELTVLEIAETIRDLAGSTSPIEFRSAQQDDPQRRCPDISLARQVLGWRPRIGYVEGLSATVDWFRTHPATVALQGS; from the coding sequence ATGCATGAGATCAGGCGCGCACTGGTGACCGGCGGCGGCGGGTTCCTCGGCGGACACCTGTGCGACCGGCTGCTCGACGCCGGCGTCGAGGTGATCTCCGTCGACGACCTGTCCACCAGCGCACCTGCCACGGCCGAGTCGTTCGCCGGACGGCCCGGCTACCGGTTCGTCGAGCACGACATCAGCGAGCCGTTGCACGAGCTGCCCATCGGCATCGACACCGTGTTCCACCTGGCCTCGCCGGCGTCGCCCGTCGACTATCTGCGGCTGCCGATCGAGACACTGCGCACCGGGGCGCTCGGCACCAGCCACATGCTCGACCTCGCCGACCGGTGCGGCGCGCGCCTGGTGCTGTCGTCGACAAGCGAGGTCTATGGCGACCCGCTGGAGCATCCGCAGACCGAAAGTTACTGGGGCAACGTGAATCCGGTCGGCCCACGCAGCGTGTACGACGAGGCCAAGCGGTTCGCCGAGGCGCTCACGTTCGCCTACCAGCGCAGCCGCTCGGTCGACATCGCGGTGGCGCGGATCTTCAACACCTACGGCCCGCGGATGCGACCCGACGACGGGCGCATCGTGCCCACGTTCTGCCGCCAGGCGCTGGCCGGCGAGGCGATCACCGTCAACGGCACGGGCCGGCAGACCCGGTCGCTGTGCTTCGTCGACGACACCGTGGCGGGCCTGGTCGCGCTGGCCGAATCCGACTGCGCCGGACCGGTCAACCTGGGCAACCCCGACGAACTCACCGTGCTCGAAATCGCCGAGACCATCCGCGATCTGGCGGGCAGTACTTCGCCCATCGAGTTCCGGTCCGCCCAGCAGGACGACCCGCAGCGGCGCTGCCCCGACATCTCGCTGGCCCGGCAGGTGCTCGGCTGGCGGCCCAGGATCGGCTACGTCGAGGGCCTGTCGGCCACGGTCGACTGGTTCCGGACCCACCCGGCAACCGTTGCGCTGCAGGGAAGTTAG
- a CDS encoding glycosyltransferase family 2 protein — MYSPTDVSFVIATRNRAAELATVVARLLDTTRCPIVVVDNGSTDDTAVVMSRMADRSANRLRLMTLADNQGAVGRNVGVAACDTPYVAFCDDDSWWTPDSPEIGADLFERHPSVGLLAARTIVWPRRRQDPFSAMLADSPLGRRPGLPGPSILGFMSCAAMVRKAAFEEAGGFSDLLHFRGEEQLLALDMAALGWDLCYCPQLTAVHQPSSVRATAAAQAARVLRNDVLTTWLRRPIRRCVNAGGRLLAASLRDRDHARAAAEVLVRLPAVLAQRRRLPHAVEEAVALLETA, encoded by the coding sequence ATGTACTCGCCCACCGACGTCTCGTTCGTCATCGCCACGCGCAATCGGGCCGCTGAGCTCGCGACGGTGGTCGCGCGGCTGCTCGACACCACGCGGTGCCCGATCGTGGTGGTGGACAACGGCTCCACCGATGACACCGCGGTCGTCATGAGCCGGATGGCCGACCGGTCGGCGAACCGGCTGCGGCTGATGACGCTGGCCGACAACCAGGGCGCCGTCGGCCGCAACGTCGGGGTGGCGGCGTGCGACACCCCGTACGTGGCGTTCTGTGACGACGACTCGTGGTGGACGCCCGATTCGCCCGAGATCGGTGCGGATCTGTTCGAGCGGCATCCGTCGGTGGGCCTGCTCGCGGCCCGCACGATCGTCTGGCCGCGGCGCCGCCAGGATCCGTTCTCCGCCATGCTCGCCGACAGCCCGCTGGGCCGGCGCCCCGGCCTGCCCGGCCCGTCGATCCTGGGCTTCATGAGTTGTGCGGCGATGGTGCGCAAGGCCGCGTTCGAAGAGGCCGGCGGCTTCAGCGATCTGCTGCACTTTCGCGGCGAGGAGCAGCTGCTGGCGCTCGACATGGCCGCCCTCGGCTGGGACCTCTGCTACTGCCCACAGCTCACGGCCGTCCATCAGCCGTCGTCGGTGCGCGCGACCGCCGCCGCGCAGGCCGCCAGGGTGCTGCGCAACGATGTGCTGACCACCTGGCTGCGGCGCCCGATCCGTCGGTGCGTCAACGCGGGCGGCCGCCTGCTCGCCGCGTCCCTGCGCGACCGCGACCACGCACGCGCGGCCGCCGAGGTCCTCGTTCGGCTGCCCGCGGTGCTCGCACAGCGCCGCCGGCTGCCCCATGCGGTGGAGGAGGCGGTTGCGCTGCTGGAAACGGCGTGA
- a CDS encoding carbamoyltransferase family protein, with protein MRILGINAVFHDPAAALVVDGRIVAAAEEERFTRRKHGKQAVPFSTWEVPVESARWCLQQAGLTPADLDLVGYSYDPRLMDETTDGLAGLDRDWEYLRTLYAERAPRFLASALPGLDPGIVRHVRHHVAHAASSALASPHPDCAVLVVDGRGERASMLAGSYRDHKLDVLATQSLPHSLGLLYEDLTEHLGFKRSSDEYKVMAMASYGTPRFADRFRELVYACPDGGFRTEPVDWDAITPARAPGAGKGHALDRPEPEHADLACSVQTVVEEVLLDLVAWLGDRTDHENLCLAGGVALNCVANTKIFDRSRFTNVWVQPAAGDSGTALGAALALAGEAGEPIVPMPSAALGRGFSDDEIAATLTEAAVPFERPADLAATIGDALADNKLIGWFQGRAEFGPRALGQRSLLADPRRIENLERLNTVKGREQFRPVAPMVLAEHAGEIFSGGPIPSPYMLFVHDVAAHWRDRIPAVTHVDGTARIQTVDRSLPLLHDTISRFAARTGVPVIVNTSFNTAGRPMVDSPRDALECFGSAPIDVLAIGPFVVRRPG; from the coding sequence ATGCGAATCCTCGGAATCAACGCGGTATTCCACGACCCAGCCGCCGCCTTGGTCGTCGACGGCCGGATCGTCGCGGCCGCGGAGGAGGAGCGGTTCACCCGCCGCAAGCACGGCAAGCAGGCGGTGCCGTTCTCGACATGGGAGGTCCCGGTGGAGTCGGCGCGCTGGTGCCTGCAGCAGGCCGGCCTGACGCCCGCGGATCTGGACCTGGTCGGCTACTCCTACGACCCCCGGCTGATGGACGAAACCACCGACGGTCTGGCGGGTCTCGACCGCGACTGGGAGTACCTGCGCACGCTGTACGCCGAACGGGCGCCCCGGTTCCTGGCCTCCGCGCTGCCGGGGCTCGATCCCGGCATCGTGCGGCACGTCCGCCATCACGTCGCGCACGCCGCGTCAAGCGCGCTGGCCTCCCCGCACCCCGACTGCGCGGTGCTGGTCGTCGACGGCCGCGGCGAGCGCGCCTCGATGCTGGCGGGCAGCTACCGCGACCACAAGCTCGATGTGCTGGCCACCCAGTCGCTTCCGCACTCGCTGGGCCTGCTCTACGAAGACCTCACCGAGCACCTGGGATTCAAGCGCTCCAGCGACGAGTACAAGGTGATGGCGATGGCCTCCTACGGGACCCCGAGGTTCGCCGACCGGTTCCGCGAACTGGTCTATGCGTGCCCGGACGGCGGTTTCCGCACCGAACCGGTCGACTGGGACGCGATCACCCCGGCGCGGGCGCCGGGCGCGGGCAAGGGGCATGCGCTGGATCGGCCCGAGCCCGAGCACGCCGACCTCGCGTGCAGCGTGCAAACCGTCGTCGAGGAGGTTCTGCTCGATCTGGTGGCCTGGCTCGGCGACCGCACCGACCACGAAAACCTCTGCCTGGCAGGCGGAGTGGCGTTGAACTGCGTCGCCAACACCAAGATCTTCGACCGTAGCCGGTTCACGAACGTCTGGGTGCAACCCGCGGCGGGAGACTCGGGTACCGCGCTGGGGGCGGCACTGGCGCTCGCCGGTGAGGCGGGGGAGCCGATCGTCCCGATGCCGTCGGCGGCGCTGGGCCGCGGATTCTCCGACGACGAGATCGCCGCAACCCTCACTGAGGCCGCCGTCCCGTTCGAGCGGCCCGCCGACCTGGCCGCCACCATCGGCGACGCGCTCGCCGACAACAAACTCATCGGTTGGTTCCAGGGACGCGCCGAGTTCGGGCCACGCGCACTCGGCCAACGCTCGCTGCTGGCCGACCCGCGCCGGATCGAGAACCTCGAGCGGCTCAACACCGTCAAGGGCCGCGAACAGTTCCGTCCCGTCGCGCCCATGGTGCTCGCCGAGCACGCCGGCGAGATCTTCTCCGGGGGGCCGATTCCCAGCCCCTACATGCTGTTCGTGCACGACGTCGCCGCGCACTGGCGCGACCGGATCCCGGCCGTCACCCACGTTGACGGCACCGCGCGGATCCAGACCGTCGACCGCAGCCTGCCGCTGCTGCACGACACCATCAGCCGGTTCGCCGCCCGCACCGGTGTGCCAGTGATCGTCAACACGAGCTTCAACACCGCAGGCCGGCCGATGGTCGACAGCCCCCGCGATGCGCTCGAATGCTTTGGCAGCGCGCCGATCGACGTGCTGGCGATCGGCCCGTTCGTCGTGAGGCGGCCGGGATGA
- a CDS encoding flavodoxin family protein, whose translation MSAGPLTAVALVCSLKPSPAESSSALMAEHICANLRSAGVETESVRCVDYAIAPGVEADMGDGDEWPQIREKLLGADILVLSTPIWLGHPCSVTQRVLERLDAELSNTDDAGRPVMVGKVAVVGVVGNEDGAHKVISDCFQGLNDIGYTIPAQGGTYWTGEAMQSKDYKELDEVPEPVASTTAALARNAAHLAAALRAGGYPSYQ comes from the coding sequence GTGAGCGCCGGCCCGCTGACCGCCGTCGCGCTGGTGTGCAGCCTCAAACCCAGCCCCGCCGAATCGAGCAGCGCACTGATGGCCGAGCACATCTGCGCGAACCTGCGCAGCGCCGGCGTCGAAACCGAGTCGGTGCGCTGCGTCGACTACGCGATCGCCCCGGGCGTGGAGGCCGACATGGGCGACGGCGACGAATGGCCGCAGATCCGGGAGAAGCTGCTCGGCGCCGACATCCTGGTGCTGTCCACGCCGATCTGGCTGGGCCACCCGTGCAGCGTCACCCAGCGTGTGCTCGAGCGGCTCGACGCCGAGCTGTCGAACACCGATGACGCCGGCCGGCCGGTGATGGTCGGCAAGGTGGCCGTCGTCGGGGTGGTCGGCAACGAGGACGGCGCGCACAAGGTCATCTCCGACTGCTTCCAGGGCCTCAACGACATCGGTTACACGATCCCCGCCCAGGGCGGCACCTACTGGACCGGGGAGGCGATGCAGAGCAAGGACTACAAGGAACTCGACGAGGTCCCCGAGCCCGTGGCGTCGACGACCGCGGCGCTGGCCCGCAACGCCGCCCATCTCGCCGCGGCACTACGCGCCGGCGGATATCCGTCCTACCAGTGA
- a CDS encoding glycosyltransferase, with the protein MSVPTPSRALLLWHVHGSWTESFVAGRHRCVLPVNESKDADGRGLMGRKWPRAQEISTTALRGEPIDLVVLQRPEEIDLATQWLGKRPGVDIPAVYVEHNAPRPFAVDSPHPLAARTDIPIVHVTDFNQMMWDNGAAPTRVITHGIADPGLLYTGEIGAAATMINEPCRRWRTVGADLLDPLAERAPIDVWGIDTDTIGECVFSPQVRGRGDVPTARLLPEVARRRVFLHTARWTSLGLSLIEAMFLGMPVVAVASTMAPLVVPPEAGVVSADIDTLGAALEHFIADGAAASAAGKAARDYAAAQFGLERFLNEWDALIDECCQ; encoded by the coding sequence ATGTCGGTTCCAACCCCATCGCGCGCGCTGCTGCTGTGGCACGTGCACGGCTCCTGGACGGAATCGTTCGTCGCCGGCCGCCACCGCTGTGTACTTCCTGTGAACGAGAGCAAGGACGCCGACGGACGCGGTCTTATGGGACGGAAATGGCCTCGGGCGCAGGAAATTTCGACAACCGCGCTGCGCGGCGAGCCGATCGATCTGGTGGTGCTGCAACGTCCCGAGGAGATCGACCTCGCGACGCAGTGGCTGGGCAAGCGGCCGGGCGTCGACATCCCCGCCGTCTACGTCGAGCACAACGCCCCGCGGCCGTTCGCGGTGGACAGCCCGCACCCGCTTGCTGCGCGCACCGACATCCCGATCGTGCACGTCACCGACTTCAATCAGATGATGTGGGACAACGGTGCGGCGCCCACCCGCGTCATCACCCACGGCATCGCCGATCCCGGTTTGCTCTACACCGGTGAGATCGGCGCCGCCGCGACGATGATCAACGAGCCCTGCCGGCGCTGGCGCACCGTCGGTGCGGATTTGCTGGACCCGCTCGCCGAGCGGGCGCCGATCGATGTCTGGGGCATCGACACCGACACCATCGGCGAGTGCGTGTTCAGCCCGCAGGTGCGCGGGAGAGGCGATGTGCCGACCGCGCGCCTGCTCCCCGAGGTCGCCCGCCGCCGGGTATTCCTGCACACGGCGCGGTGGACGTCGCTTGGCCTGTCGCTGATCGAGGCGATGTTCCTCGGCATGCCGGTCGTCGCGGTCGCATCGACGATGGCACCGCTGGTGGTGCCGCCCGAAGCCGGCGTGGTCAGCGCCGACATCGACACGCTCGGGGCGGCGTTGGAGCACTTCATCGCCGACGGCGCGGCCGCATCGGCGGCAGGTAAGGCCGCGCGCGACTACGCCGCCGCGCAGTTCGGCCTCGAACGGTTTCTCAACGAGTGGGACGCGCTCATCGACGAGTGCTGTCAGTGA